Part of the Anopheles gambiae chromosome 3, idAnoGambNW_F1_1, whole genome shotgun sequence genome is shown below.
ttttgtttgtttatatatGAACACTAGAATTACTTTAcaagaaagaataaaaaataaacattgtataactaaaatataataaaatgagATATCCGAATGTATTCTATGTTTGACAAGCCTGGTTTACCGAACCAACTCCATGGAATGCAGAAGAATAATAACATAAAAGAACAGTATCCAATGAAGCTTATACGCAGCATAAGGGCCTTTTGTTGTGTGTAACAGCGCGCTAAGCGCTTTAAAAAGCTCCATTAAATTCTTCCCAGAAGATACAGCTTTAAACCAGAGCAATCATAAAATGCATCTTTATCCGTTGAACGCAACATTTACTGGTTGAGCAGATATTAAAATCTCATCGCCCGCTTCCGGGATGGGTGAAAAATTGAGCCAGACAACGCTCAACGCTTCAACCTTTCCACTCAAAAGGATTTCCTTGGGATGAAAAGAATCTTATCCACATTCCATCCACAACCGGAGCTGGAAGTTCTTGAAGTTTACTTTCGGCGTTGAAACGGCGACGGAGGACGGGCGTACGTTTCTATTTAAAAGTTTCCATTCATCGTTGCAACACTTGCATCGTTTCATCGGATGCCGGATGGATGCTATTTGCCAGACGAATCGTGCCAAGTGGGgaggtttctttctttttttatagttGCCCAACCTCGTTGACAGGAGCGAATCCTACGCGCGGATCCGTCAATGGAAACCGTCGCTGAAGGCCAGCTCGTCTCGCATTATTGGCGAGAAACTATTGCATCAGACAAGAGAAAGTTTTCCTGCCTCTCGGGCCTCCCCACAAAACCTTTTCTGGAAGAACGTAATCATAAttcctctttctcttgctGTATGGTGTATGAAAGTGTCCGTGTGGGTGCGTTCTCTGCGAAACTAACTTATAGGAAAAAAGATCACGATATGGGTTAGAAGCGATGTGGTTCGCAGGAATgaagaatattatttttatccattttatACGACGCTAGAGGAGCGTCTTTCCACGGGTTTCAGCAACGAGCAAGATGGAACGCAGCCTCTTCCGCAGCGAAGCAGGAAGCTGGAAagattgtttgattgttttacgGAACGAATCAATTTCAAAATTCCGTTATTGGAAAATCAAGCATGTTGATCTGCAGCGGCGAATAACATGCAGAACGGCATAAGGTTTAAGGGGGAGAGCAGAGCTTTGCGAACCAGGGAAATCTATCGCATTTTATGAGTAATTGACTTTTGAGTGTTATCTTTTCAGTTGGAAAGTTTTGGTTGGAGAAGTTGGCATATtgcgctttttgttttattcgatGTTAAACTTAAGGATTAGAGATTGTGATAAAAACATGTTTCTGTCCAATAATTTCTAAATGTTGGTTTTTACAACCAATTTCTCTTTAGAGCAGACAGTGAGTAGCTATAtgtaattgatttatttacaatttttatttaaacaattgcACATATCGGCCTTCCTCGCTTTACAGACTGCTCAAATAGACTGCAAGAAGTaattagtttaaataatttacccACTCCTAAAATCCGTTCCCTTTCCCATTACTCAACACAAATTGCCGtacaaaaatgtcaaaatatcATACAATACACCTAACGACTCTATGATTGAtgcaacacacaaataaacaacaggtGAAAGAGACCTTCCCAACCAATAGAGAGGAAAATGTCAACATAATTGAGCCGCCCCTTTCTATCGCACCCGTGACCCCGTCTACCGACACTCGCTGCACGTCTTGGCGTACGCGTAGCTAGCCGGGTTGACCGGTGgctgcacaccaccaccaccaccaccatgctgAATGCCACCGTCAAGGTAAGGTACCATGATCGGCACGTACACTAGCAGCGGCACCGGCTGCTGGATGTTGAGCAGCTCCAGCACCCGCTCGCACGTCTCGTTTGCCGCGGCACGGTTGCGATCGGTTTCGACCAGTGCGTGCAGGGTATTGCTCACCTTCAGGACCATCTCGTTGAGTGTTTGCATCTGTGCGAGCAGATCGGCCGTGTTGCGGCCACTGTCGTCGCAGTTACGATTGATCGGGAACACGAACCCGTTGAACTGGGCAATGGTGGAGCCGGGATATTTGGGACGCGGACCGGACGAATCGGACCTGCAGTTGGGTTGGGAAGGAGTGTTCGCAGGGAGGGGAGTGGGTTGATCTGGCACACGAATAATGGGAGAACGGGGTGTTGAAGTTATGGGAAGATAAGTCGTACGAGGAGGAATGTTCACGGGATCGATTTGTTTAGGAGCAGGAGTAGGTTCATGTGGAGGGGTGACATTCTGAACTGAAGGAGTGTTTGGAGTGGTTGAGGCAATAGAAACGGAATGGACCGTGGTCGATCGTAGAAGATCACTACTGGGAAGATCTTTGATTTCTTCCGATCCTTTACCATGatcatttgtttctttttgcccATTTCCTGAAGGATTGTCCGTAGTCGTAGAGCTCGGAATTCCTCCAGAAATTGAAAGGTTCGATTGAGTGGATTCTTCTACAACCGGTATAGTTGGCAGTTTACCAACTTCCGAAGAACTTCCACCgttattgttgttgtcatCTTGATGATCTCCACTAGATGATCCAGCACTGCCACTTCCTACCGGTCGCTGAGATGTTCCGATTGGACCCGCTCCATTTGGACCATTGGAAAAGTCCCCATTTGCTCCTCCATTTACCGGCGGCAGAACTGGGGCAGCCGTGGTCGGTGGTGGCGTAATGCTTACGATCTCATCCAACCGCCGACAGGTGGAGGGAAGGTAAAGATCATTCCATGCGACGACCTTCTCGTCTAGCTTTCGGCCCTGAAGATCAGCATCCAGCTTATTGCTGCAAGCAGAAGAGGAGCAGCCTTGTTTAGATAGCAAATTGTCGGCCGTCCATGTGAGTCACGCCAACTTACACGCTGTTTGCGACGCGGTCGGTAAACACTTTCGTTGGCTGGTCCGGTGCCAGCAACCGGTAGCCGAGCCGATCGGCAATGTAGTACACGAGATGCTTTTCGCCGACGGGATCGATATAACCGTAGCAACCGTAC
Proteins encoded:
- the LOC3291353 gene encoding uncharacterized protein LOC3291353; the encoded protein is MRPVSLSILFAVTVAVSASDDAFNIELKQKDAEVYHEQSFGKNEFNYGYQVERTNSQFQHKVKGPDDVTYGCYGYIDPVGEKHLVYYIADRLGYRLLAPDQPTKVFTDRVANSVNKLDADLQGRKLDEKVVAWNDLYLPSTCRRLDEIVSITPPPTTAAPVLPPVNGGANGDFSNGPNGAGPIGTSQRPVGSGSAGSSSGDHQDDNNNNGGSSSEVGKLPTIPVVEESTQSNLSISGGIPSSTTTDNPSGNGQKETNDHGKGSEEIKDLPSSDLLRSTTVHSVSIASTTPNTPSVQNVTPPHEPTPAPKQIDPVNIPPRTTYLPITSTPRSPIIRVPDQPTPLPANTPSQPNCRSDSSGPRPKYPGSTIAQFNGFVFPINRNCDDSGRNTADLLAQMQTLNEMVLKVSNTLHALVETDRNRAAANETCERVLELLNIQQPVPLLVYVPIMVPYLDGGIQHGGGGGGVQPPVNPASYAYAKTCSECR